In Candidatus Omnitrophota bacterium, the genomic stretch TCGTAGCCTGATATCACCTTGCCGAATATGGTGTGATGCATATTCAGCCATGGTGTAGCCGCCGTTGTGATAAAGAACTGGCTGCCATTGGTATTGGGGCCTGCATTTGCCATTGCCAGAATACCGGGTGAGTCAAAACCAACATTTTTATTAAATTCATCCGCGAAAGACTTGCCCCATACCGATGATCCGCCCATGCCTGTTCCTGTGGGATCTCCGCCCTGGATCATAAATTCCTTTATGACCCTGTGAAATATTAATCCATTGTAATATCCTTTTT encodes the following:
- a CDS encoding peptidylprolyl isomerase — encoded protein: MDEKIVVLETNQGEIEIKLMPDIAPKACENFVKLAEKGYYNGLIFHRVIKEFMIQGGDPTGTGMGGSSVWGKSFADEFNKNVGFDSPGILAMANAGPNTNGSQFFITTAATPWLNMHHTIFGKVISGYDVVEKIENTATGPSDKPISEQKIIKAYVK